From Pyrenophora tritici-repentis strain M4 chromosome 1, whole genome shotgun sequence, the proteins below share one genomic window:
- a CDS encoding Con-6 domain containing protein, whose translation MSGQGISHQGITAPGLSEADQNINNTVEDISNQARGHKANLSNPNTSEESKKKSAEALEALGGEDAFYGKQGKGE comes from the exons ATGTCAGGACAAGGAATCTCCCACCAAGGCATCACAGCCCCTGGTCTCAGCGAGGCAGACCAgaacatcaacaacaccgTTGAAGACATCAGCAATCAGGCACGCGGCCACAAGGCGAATCTGAGTAACCCTA ACACGAGCGAAGAGTCTAAGAAGAAGAGCGCAGAGGCACTCGAAGCGTTGGGTGGAGAGGATGCGTTTTATGGAAAGCAAGGCAAGGGCGAGTAA
- a CDS encoding DDE-3 multi-domain protein produces MPGTGHRLQPAVLQAILDRIAACESDRAISRATGASRNTVAKLRLSLEFWGVPYPPRCVRLGRPSILRQAQREGLQAYLNGSPGAYMDEMRDFLYDEYDVRISLASVYRELEKMRWSRKLATKRAKEQSEPLRRLYLARMAQHYKAEQIVALDESACNERTGDRKYGWSPIGEPVELSHSFRRSERWSLLPAMTIDGYISYKIFQGAITSEILEDFLEFQVLPFCNPHPGPASVIVLDNASIHRSERVRVLCQSAGVLLEYLPPYSPDFNPIEKSFKQLKGWMKRNSAQAENFIDFGVFLEYAAQLVCCNINCRSWFHRCGYPY; encoded by the coding sequence atgccaggcaccggccaccgcttgcagcccgctgttctccaggctatcctcgaccgaattgctgcctgcgaaagtgatcgagccatctctagagctacaggtgcgagccgtaacacagtagcaaagctgaggttgagcttagagttttggggcgtgccttatccgccgcgctgcgttcgacttgggcggccatctatactccggcaagctcagcgcgaaggccttcaggcatacctcaatggctcaccgggcgcatacatggatgagatgagggacttcttgtacgacgagtacgacgttaggataagccttgcgagcgtttaccgagagctagagaagatgagatggtctcgcaagcttgcaacaaagcgggcaaaggagcagagtgagccactccgccgcctctatcttgccaggatggcgcaacactataaggcggagcagatcgttgcgttggacgagagcgcctgcaatgagcgtacgggcgaccgcaagtatggctggtctccaatcggggagccggtggagctatcacacagcttcaggcgatcagaacggtggtcgctgctgccagccatgacgatagatggctacataagctataagatctttcaaggcgcgattacatctgagatcctagaagacttcttagagtttcaagtgctgccgttctgcaatcctcacccagggccagcctcagtaatcgtgcttgataacgcctccatccatcgatcagagcgtgtacgggtgctttgccaaagtgctggagtactccttgagtatctgccgccatactcaccagatttcaaccccatcgagaagagctttaagcagctcaaggggtggatgaaaaggaattcagcgcaagcggagaacttcattgactttggggtctttcttgagtatgcagcgcagctggtgtgctgtaatattaactgcagaagctggttccataggtgtggctatccctattaa
- a CDS encoding Asp-tRNAAsn-Glu-tRNAGln amidotransferase B subunit (GatB, Asp-tRNAAsn-Glu-tRNAGln amidotransferase B subunit (PET112 protein)), with protein sequence MLARTTRASFAAASKRPYIYHSYPITLNKHARTEKWELTVGIEVHAELNTARKLFSKATTSVGDAPNTHAALFDVAFPGSQPIFQLDTLVPALRAALAFQCEIPPRSSFDRKHYFYQDQPNGYQITQYYEPFAKNGRLVLYPYDFPPDKTPQHTPKYIGIKQIQMEQDTAKTIQQPPSTHLLDFNRVSHPLIEIITMPEIHDPIVAAATARKIQMILKAVNACTTGMELGGLRADVNVSVRCHEESSQGANHSYHGVTGLGQRTEIKNLSSFKAVEDAIIAERDRQIDILESGGIIEGETRGWTLGSTTTKRLRSKEGEIDYRYMPDPDIAPIIVSDASTLTILSLIEHLRETLPMLPDELEHRLTSTYSLTAKDAMTLLTIDDGERMEYFLATITKLSEEWGDEASKTKSRLGKMVGDWVLMELGSMFKQLPWDANRVPPNYLADVISHVYRKVITSPTGKRLLAMKFEGDERSVAEIVKEENLALHPLSEEEYREMAQTLLERNPEMVMDIIRKGQTKKISWFVGQMMAEAPKGSMEPNKAKEVLEALLGLDGKVY encoded by the exons ATGCTGGCTCGCACCACCCGCGCCAGCTTTGCTGCAGCTTCGAAACGACCATACATCTATCACTCAT ACCCGATCACTTTGAACAAACATGCACGAACGGAAAAATGGGAATTGACTGTAGGAATTGAAGTACATGCCGAACTCAACACTGCACGGAAGCTGTTCTCCAAGGCGACTACGTCGGTGGGTGACGCACCAAATACTCACGCCGCTCTCTTTGATGTCGCCTTTCCCGGTTCCCAGCCCATCTTCCAGCTGGACACTCTCGTACCCGCCTTGCGAGCCGCCTTAGCCTTCCAGTGCGAGATACCTCCCCGGAGCAGCTTCGATCGAAAACACTACTTTTACCAAGATCAGCCCAATGGCTACCAGATCACACAATACTACGAGCCTTTTGCGAAGAATGGAAGGCTCGTTCTCTATCCCTATGACTTCCCTCCCGACAAAACCCCACAACACACCCCTAAGTATATTGGCATCAAGCAAATACAGATGGAGCAGGACACCGCCAAAACCATACAGCAACCACCTTCGACGCACCTACTCGACTTCAACCGTGTCTCGCACCCTCTGATTGAGATCATCACGATGCCCGAGATTCATGACCCTATCGTTGCTGCTGCCACTGCGCGCAAGATACAAATGATACTCAAGGCTGTCAATGCCTGTACAACTGGTATGGAATTGGGAGGCTTGCGGGCTGACGTCAACGTATCTGTTCGTTGCCATGAGGAGAGCTCACAGGGAGCAAATCATTCATATCACGGTGTTACTGGCCTAGGCCAGCGAACCGAGATCAAAAACCTATCAAGTTTCAAAGCTGTTGAAGACGCGATCATCGCAGAGCGCGACCGCCAGATCGACATCCTCGAGAGTGGAGGCATCATCGAAGGTGAGACCCGTGGGTGGACTCTTGGAAGCACGACAACGAAGCGCTTGAGGAGCAAAGAGGGAGAGATTGACTACCGTTACATGCCAGACCCAGACATTGCTCCCATCATCGTATCAGACGCAAGTACTCTCACTATCTTG AGTCTCATTGAACACCTCCGAGAAACACTGCCAATGCTTCCCGACGAGCTTGAGCACCGCCTGACCTCAACATATTCGCTCACTGCCAAAGACGCCATGACACTTCTCACAATAGACGACGGCGAGCGTATGGAGTATTTCCTGGCCACGATCACGAAGCTTTCAGAAGAATGGGGAGACGAAGCGAGTAAAACCAAGTCAAGGCTGGGGAAAATGGTGGGGGACTGGGTACTAATGGAACTGGGCTCAATGTTCAAACAACTACCATGGGACGCTAACCGTGTTCCACCCAACTATCTTGCCGACGTCATTTCGCACGTTTACCGCAAAGTTATTACATCACCCACCGGCAAACGCTTGCTCGCAATGAAGTTCGAAGGTGATGAACGCAGCGTTGCTGAAATTGTCAAAGAGGAAAATCTGGCACTGCACCCCCTGAGCGAGGAAGAGTACAGGGAGATGGCGCAGACGCTACTGGAGAGGAACCCCGAAATGGTGATGGATATCATCAGAAAAGGTCAGACTAAGAAGATATCCTGGTTCGTAGGACAGATGATGGCGGAGGCGCCCAAGGGAAGTATGGAGCCCAACAAAGCCAAGGAGGTGCTGGAAGCGTTGCTGGGCCTTGATGGAAAAGTTTACTAA
- a CDS encoding RNA-binding protein (RRM domain), whose translation MFAGFAAAQASPQAAAAPTNYSQATVSAPYQASAYPPSNAYNNYSYPAYAAAAPATSYPAAPSMNNNRGFGSTYDPEEEARIAEWNSAYNAGDANAKKGAGATASVRPEAAATPDTEAGQSADGKRKTVIREGGGKQWEDETLLEWNPLHPRLFIGNLAGEVTDDSLLKAFAKYPSLSKARVVRDKKSTKSRSYGFVSFSDTDDYFRAAKEMNGKYIGSHPVLIKRATTPAVVASPAMFVPRGVQKKGKNSGPRILG comes from the exons ATGTTTGCTGGCTTCGCCGCGGCTCAAGCATCTCCGCAAGCCGCTGCTGCTCCAACAAACTACTCGCAAGCCACTGTGAGCGCTCCTTACCAGGCCTCTGCTTACCCGCCCAGCAACGCTTACAACAACTACTCATACCCAGCCTATGCGGCCGCTGCACCTGCCACCTCCTACCCCGCTGCTCCGTCGATGAACAACAATCGCGGATTTGGTAGTACCTATGATCCCGAAGAAGAGGCTCGAATTGCAGAGTGGAATAGCGCATACAACGCCGGCGACGCAAACGCAAAGAAGGGAGCAGGCGCAACCGCCAGTGTACGTCCTGAAGCTGCAGCAACTCCCGACACAGAGGCCGGCCAGTCGGCTGATGGCAAACGCAAAACCGTCATTCGTGAAGGCGGTGGGAAACAGTGGGAAGACGAAACACTGCTTGAGTGGAACCCTCTTCACCCGCGACTCTTCATTGGCAACCTTGCTGGTGAAGTCACCGATGATTCGCTCCTCAAGGCTTTCGCAAAGTACCCGTCTCTGTCCAAAGCCCGCGTTGTCCGAGACAAAAAATCCACAAAGAGCAGAAGCTACGGTTTCGTGAGCTTTTCTGACACCGACGACTACTTCCGCGCCGCCAAGGAAATGAATGGCAAGTACATTGGAAGTCATCCAGTCCTCATCAAGCGAGCCAC CACTCCTGCTGTTGTGGCTTCCCCGGCCATGTTCGTTCCCCGTGGTGTCCAGAAGAAGGGCAAGAACAGCGGTCCTAGGATTCTAGGTTGA
- a CDS encoding Gnd, 6-phosphogluconate dehydrogenase, giving the protein MTEPVGDFGLIGLAVMGQNLILNAADHGFTVVAFNRTVAKVDRFLNDEAKGKSIVGAHSMEEFVSKLKKPRRMMLLVMAGKPVDDFIELILQAGAEEGDIIIDGGNSHYPDTNRRTNYLKSKGIRFVGSGVSGGEEGARYGPSIMPGGNEEAWPYIKDVLQSISAKSDGEACCQWVGDEGAGHYVKMVHNGIEYGDMQLICEAYDIMKRGLGMKNKEIGDVFTQWNKGVLDSFLIEITRDIMYKNDDDGVAIVEKILDSAGQKGTGKWTAINALDLGMPVTLIGEAVFARCLSSLKQERGRAAGLLDGPTPSFSGDRQAFIDNLEQALYASKIISYAQGFMLIQNAAKEYKWKLNKPEIALMWRGGCIIRSVFLKEITSAYRKNPELENLLFDEFFSKAIHKAQSGWRDVVSKGALWGIPTPAFSTALSFYDGYRAKDLPANLLQAQRDYFGAHTFRIKPEYANATYKEGQDIHVNWTGRGGNISASTYNA; this is encoded by the exons ATGACTGAGCCCGTTGGAGATTTCGGCCTCATCGGCTTGGCC GTCATGGGCCAAAACTTGATCCTCAACGC TGCTGATCATGGTTTCACG GTCGTTGCCTTCAACCGAAC CGTTGCCAAGGTTGACCGATTCTTAAACGACG AGGCCAAGGGCAAGTCCATTGTTGGCGCCCACTCCATGGAGGAGTTCGTCAGCAAGCTCAAGAAGCCCCGCCGCATGATGCTTCTCGTCATGGCCGGCAAGCCCGTTGACGACTTCATCGAGCTCATCCTCCAGGCTGGTGCTGAGGAGGGTGACATCATCATCGACGGCGGTAACTCCCACTACCCCGACACGAACCGCCGCACAAACTACCTCAAGTCAAAGGGCATCCGATTCGTCGGATCTGGTGTCTCTGGAGGAGAGGAGGGTGCCCGTTACGGCCCTAGCATCATGCCCGGTGGTAACGAGGAGGCGTGGCCATACATCAAG GACGTTCTCCAGTCGATTTCTGCAAAGTCTGACGGTGAGGCCTGCTGCCAATGGGTTGGTGACGAGGGTGCCGGTCACTACGTCAAGATGGTCCACAACGGTATTGAGTACGGTGACATGCAATTGATCTGCGAA GCCTACGACATCATGAAACGCGGTCTTGGCATGAAGAACAAGGAGATTGGCGATGTTTTCACACAATGGAACAAGGGCGTTCTCGACTCTTTCCTGATCGAAATCACCCGAGACATCATGTACAAGAACGACGACGACGGTGTTGCCATCGTTGAGAAGATTCTTGACTCTGCCGGCCAGAAGGGTACCGGAAAGTGGACCGCCATCAACGCACTCGACCTCGGTATGCCCGTTACTCTGATCGGAGAGGCCGTCTTCGCTCGTTGCCTAAGTTCGCTCAAGCAGGAGCGTGGCCGTGCTGCTGGTCTTTTGGACGGACCCACTCCCAGCTTCTCCGGCGACCGCCAGGCTTTCATCGACAACCTCGAGCAGGCCCTTTACGCATCCAAGATCATCTCATACGCCCAGGGCTTCATGCTGATCCAGAAC GCTGCCAAGGAGTACAAGTGGAAGCTTAACAAGCCAGAGATTGCCCTCATGTGGCGTGGTGGCTGCATTATCCGCTCCGTTTTCTTAAAGGAGATCACCAGCGCGTACCGCAAGAACCCTGAGCTCGAGAACTTGCTTTTCGACGAATTTTTCAGCAAGGCTATCCACAAGGCTCAGTCCGGATGGAGAGA TGTCGTTTCCAAGGGTGCTCTCTGGGGTATTCCCACTCCCGCTTTCAGCACTGCTTTGAGCTTCTACGACGGTTACCGCGCCAAGGACCTCCCCGCCAACCTGTTGCAAGCGCAGCGTGACTACTTTGGTGCGCACACTTTCAGGATCAAGCCCGAGTACGCCAACGCTACATACAAGGAGGGCCAGGACATTCACGTCAACTGGACCGGAAGGGGTGGAAACATCTCTGCTTCA ACCTACAACGCTTAA
- a CDS encoding AD domain containing protein yields MADKRNSIAGKVATPNLKPSAASSKETIDADSILYKAVGSRIKITCAPGKNVLEGTLFTACNITHAIAINTASAPPNPSASVFTQPGDYHIIPFAHIESFEVIGTGERAPESTGAYDGALPSISKVDMAAILAREEQTIREMKKKDAQKGKGVSQEAQELFDAISRTLPTRWADTQIVVSDSVLIQAPYTLDSIKAPADKAQAEKHVRKIVEHYYQRKKGGSSGGAARAQVAIPNAPRKGG; encoded by the exons ATGGCGGACAAGCGCAACAGCATTGCGGGCAAGGTCGCGACTCCCAACCTAAAACCCAGCGCCGCGTCAAGCAAAGAGACCATAGATGCAGACTCCATTCTGTACAAGGCTGTTGGATCCCG TATCAAGATTACATGCGCCCCTGGCAAGAACGTTCTCGAGGGCACTTTGTTCACCGCATGCAACATCACCCATGCCATAGCCATCAATACTGCATCTGCGCCACCAAATCCTTCGGCTTCAGTCTTCACCCAACCCGGGGACTACCACATCATCCCATTTGCACACATAGAATCGTTTGAGGTTATTGGCACAGGGGAACGGGCGCCCGAGTCTACAGGAGCCTATGATGGAGCGCTTCCCAGCATCTCCAAGGTGGACATGGCTGCGATCCTGGCACGGGAGGAACAGACTATCCGcgagatgaagaagaaggatGCGCAAAAGGGCAAGGGTGTCAGTCAGGAAGCGCAAGAGCTGTTTGATGCCATATCAAGGAC CCTACCAACCCGTTGGGCAGACACCCAAATCGTGGTCAGTGATTCCGTCCTGATCCAGGCACCATACACACTCGACAGCATCAAAGCGCCTGCCGACAAGGCACAGGCTGAGAAGCACGTCCGCAAGATTGTCGAACACTACTACCAGCGTAAGAAGGGCGGTTCCTCTGGAGGGGCCGCTCGCGCTCAGGTTGCAATCCCCAATGCGCCGCGAAAGGGAGGTTAG
- a CDS encoding 60S ribosomal protein uL15 codes for MPTRLTKTRKHRGHVSAGHGRVGKHRKHPGGRGMAGGQHHHRTNIDKYHPGYFGKVGMRYFHKMQNGFWKPVINLDKLWSLIPAEKRDEYLANKGGNAPVLNLLDYGYSKVLGKGRLPAVPIVVRARYVSAEAEKKIKEAGGVVQLVA; via the exons ATGCCTACCCGATTGACAAAGACACGCAAACACCGCGGC CATGTAAGCGCCGGTCACGGACGTGTTGGCAAGCACAGGAAGCATCCCGGTGGTCGCGGTATGGCTGGTGGacaacaccaccaccgaACCAACATTGACAAATACCACCCTGGTTACTTCGGAAAGGTCGGTATGCGTTACTTCCACAAGATGCAAAACGGATTCTGGAAGCCAGTAATCA ACCTCGACAAGCTCTGGTCGCTCATCCCCGCTGAGAAGCGCGATGAGTACCTCGCCAACAAGGGCGGTAACGCTCCCGTTCTCAACCTCCTCGACTACGGCTACTCCAAGGTTCTCGGAAAGGGTCGTCTGCCTGCTGTCCCCATCGTCGTCCGCGCTCGCTACGTTTCGGCCGAGGCAGAGAAGAAGATCAAGGAAGCCGGTGGTGTCGTTCAGCTCGTCGCATAA